GAAGCGGCTGTTGGCTGTCATAGTGACAGCTCTCAGGAAATCTCCGGTGCCAAAGATGGCAAGAGAACGGCGGTTGACCTTGGCGCTGGGCGTGAGGCGGCAGCTGCGCTCCGACGGCTGGTCGTCCACCAGGTGCAGGCGGGCCAGCAGCGCCTGAGCGCGCTCCTTCTCGCCCGGCCCGCCCAGCGTGTCCAGGATGGCCCGGAAGTCGGTCACGGCGGCGCGGCAGGCGAACAGCTGCTTGCCTGCCATGAAGGCGTCGAGGCTGGGCAGAACCGGCCACCGGCGCTCCTGGGCAGCCTGCTCCGTCAGAACCGGCTCCCGGAAGCTGAAGTGGCAGCGACCGTGGCTGAGCGCCGACACGTAGGCGATGAGCGTGGTGATGTCCAGGTTGACCCGCCCACACTCTTCTGGCAGCGGCGGCAGCGGGAATGCCAGGCGGGCCAGCACCGTGCCACGCTGCACCTGGGTCAGGGAAGACACCAGCTCTCCCTCTGGGTCATCTGGGctggcctcctcttcctcctcatccctctcctcctcctcatccctctcctcctcctcatccctctcttcctcttcctcccctctcACCGCCACAATGTCACCCCTCACCGCCACGCCCAGGTGCCGCAGCCGGTCGGCCATGGGGCTGGA
Above is a window of Poecilia reticulata strain Guanapo unplaced genomic scaffold, Guppy_female_1.0+MT scaffold_290, whole genome shotgun sequence DNA encoding:
- the cunh7orf25 gene encoding UPF0415 protein C7orf25 homolog; translated protein: MSLQATLRDRISSAQALLQRAEHLCPGVEGHQKLCGKLRAELRFLRRVEAGELQVKESHLHSTNLTHLTAIVDSAQGLEDVVALLHVFSYRDAAGRRRTLVVDVVADVGLTWVKAVGRKAEALHNIWQGRGQYGDKSVVRQAEDFLLASRQLPVNYRHPRIVFAFYNGLSSPMADRLRHLGVAVRGDIVAVRGEEEEERDEEEERDEEEERDEEEEEASPDDPEGELVSSLTQVQRGTVLARLAFPLPPLPEECGRVNLDITTLIAYVSALSHGRCHFSFREPVLTEQAAQERRWPVLPSLDAFMAGKQLFACRAAVTDFRAILDTLGGPGEKERAQALLARLHLVDDQPSERSCRLTPSAKVNRRSLAIFGTGDFLRAVTMTANSRFVRAAANQGVRYSVFIHQPRALTEGKEWRATPI